From Microcystis aeruginosa NIES-2549, a single genomic window includes:
- a CDS encoding AAA family ATPase — MLESLKIEGFRGFQNFEMANLGRINLLVGKNNSGKTSILEAIQFLYAQNNIDIFLETISYRGEFAWLENKLAGRTKVFEICHLFPGHEIIPSKEIIIIGSRESHQESVTISVKSIPIQLSLFSDKNDDLNNDNIFDDEEWNKLLLSIRWSQSQKPIELELLANGTLARDSRRMASLSRISHKIGIDNKIELRFLTPFSLTSSDMAALFDNIVLSPLEDLIIESLKIIEPKIERIASIGSGKYSTANNLGVRGGFLIKIKNHDQPIPIGSLGDGFWRMLGLVLAMVNLENGILLVDEIDSGLHFTVMTDMWKVVWETAKKLNIQVFATTHSRDCWQSLAELITEEKITDNEITIQRIDRDKEKAVSFNARQIYLASERDIEVR; from the coding sequence ATGTTAGAATCCCTAAAAATTGAAGGCTTTCGCGGTTTTCAAAATTTTGAGATGGCCAATCTTGGTCGAATTAATCTCTTAGTAGGTAAAAATAATAGCGGTAAAACTTCTATTTTAGAAGCGATTCAGTTTTTGTATGCTCAGAATAATATAGATATATTTCTTGAAACTATTAGCTATAGAGGTGAGTTCGCTTGGTTGGAAAATAAGTTAGCTGGTCGCACTAAAGTTTTTGAAATTTGTCATTTATTTCCTGGGCATGAAATCATCCCAAGTAAGGAAATTATTATCATTGGATCTAGGGAATCACATCAGGAAAGTGTTACTATTTCTGTTAAAAGTATTCCTATACAACTATCTCTATTTTCAGACAAAAATGATGATTTAAATAATGATAATATTTTCGACGATGAGGAATGGAATAAACTTCTTTTAAGTATTAGATGGAGTCAATCACAAAAACCTATTGAACTGGAACTTCTTGCCAACGGTACTCTTGCCAGAGATTCCAGAAGAATGGCTAGTTTAAGCAGAATTTCCCATAAAATAGGTATTGATAATAAAATTGAATTGAGGTTCTTAACACCATTTTCTCTAACAAGTTCTGATATGGCGGCACTTTTTGACAACATTGTTCTCTCTCCTTTAGAAGATTTAATTATTGAATCTTTGAAAATTATTGAGCCAAAAATTGAAAGAATAGCCAGTATTGGTTCTGGCAAGTATTCAACTGCAAATAACCTAGGTGTTAGAGGTGGGTTTTTAATCAAAATTAAAAATCATGATCAACCTATACCTATTGGCAGTTTAGGCGATGGATTTTGGCGAATGTTAGGATTAGTTTTAGCGATGGTTAATCTTGAAAATGGAATTTTATTAGTTGATGAAATTGATAGCGGATTGCACTTTACTGTCATGACTGATATGTGGAAAGTCGTCTGGGAAACCGCTAAAAAACTCAATATTCAGGTATTCGCCACCACTCACAGCCGGGATTGTTGGCAAAGTTTAGCCGAATTAATTACCGAAGAAAAAATTACCGATAACGAGATTACTATTCAAAGGATAGATAGGGACAAAGAAAAAGCAGTTTCCTTCAATGCTAGACAAATTTACCTCGCTTCTGAAAGAGATATTGAGGTTCGCTAA
- a CDS encoding folate/biopterin family MFS transporter gives MLINRLGIDRGKKFLKETILFGNDPNPELIGILGVYFVQGILGLSRLAVSFFLKDDLALSPSQMGALIGVAAIPWVIKPAFGFLSDGLPIFGYRRRPYLILSGILGVLAWLALATVVENAWQATAAILLGSLSVTISDVIVDSLVVERARRESFTQSGSLQSLTWGISALGGLITAYLGGWLLAHLGTRPVFALTAIFPLIASAMAFLITEEKVKNNDDAQSTPKVKEQIGQLWSAIRQKSILLPTAFIFLWQATPSADSAFFYFTTNELGFEPEFLGRVRLVTSLASILGIWVYQRFLKAISFRLILGWSTVISALLGMTTLLLVTHTNRALGIDDHWFSLGDSLILTVMGQIAFLPVLILSARLCPVGIEASLFALLMSIWNMSGLVSQEIGALLTHWLGVTETNFDNLWLLVVITNLSTLLPLPLIKWLPSTDPQSQEVKKTFPPAEVFEHHVTGSLAEPGFIPELVPELIETRD, from the coding sequence ATGCTTATTAATCGCCTTGGCATCGATCGCGGGAAAAAATTCCTTAAAGAGACTATCTTGTTCGGAAATGACCCTAATCCCGAATTAATCGGCATTTTAGGGGTTTATTTCGTGCAAGGCATTCTCGGACTCTCCCGATTAGCGGTTAGCTTCTTTTTAAAAGACGATTTGGCCTTGAGTCCCTCCCAGATGGGGGCATTAATCGGAGTGGCGGCGATTCCTTGGGTGATTAAACCAGCTTTTGGCTTTCTTTCGGATGGTTTGCCTATTTTCGGCTATCGTCGTCGGCCTTACCTCATTTTATCAGGAATTCTCGGTGTTTTAGCGTGGTTGGCCCTAGCCACTGTGGTGGAGAATGCTTGGCAAGCGACGGCGGCGATCCTGCTTGGTTCCCTTTCTGTCACCATTAGTGATGTCATCGTCGATTCTTTGGTAGTAGAAAGGGCCCGCAGAGAGTCCTTCACTCAATCCGGCTCTCTACAGTCCTTAACTTGGGGAATATCGGCCCTAGGCGGCTTAATTACAGCTTATCTCGGTGGTTGGTTACTCGCACACCTCGGCACTCGTCCCGTCTTCGCTCTCACGGCTATTTTTCCCCTGATTGCCTCAGCCATGGCGTTTTTAATTACAGAGGAAAAAGTCAAGAATAATGATGATGCACAATCCACGCCCAAAGTCAAGGAGCAAATAGGGCAATTATGGTCAGCAATTAGACAAAAATCAATTTTATTACCCACTGCCTTTATTTTTCTCTGGCAGGCTACTCCTAGCGCCGATTCTGCCTTTTTTTACTTCACCACCAACGAGTTAGGATTTGAACCGGAATTTTTAGGACGAGTGCGCTTAGTCACCAGTTTAGCCTCGATCCTGGGCATCTGGGTATATCAACGGTTTTTAAAAGCGATTTCCTTTCGTTTAATTTTGGGTTGGAGTACGGTGATTTCTGCGCTTTTAGGCATGACTACCCTACTCTTAGTTACCCATACTAATCGAGCGCTCGGTATTGACGATCATTGGTTTAGTTTGGGGGATAGTCTCATCCTCACCGTCATGGGACAAATTGCCTTTTTACCCGTCTTAATTTTATCAGCGCGTCTTTGTCCCGTGGGCATTGAAGCATCTCTATTCGCTTTATTAATGTCTATCTGGAATATGTCGGGATTAGTTTCCCAAGAAATCGGCGCTTTATTAACCCATTGGTTGGGAGTCACCGAAACTAATTTTGATAACCTTTGGTTATTGGTGGTGATTACTAATCTCTCTACTCTCCTACCTTTACCCCTAATTAAATGGCTACCTTCTACGGATCCGCAATCTCAGGAAGTCAAGAAAACTTTTCCCCCCGCAGAAGTCTTTGAACATCATGTTACCGGTTCTTTAGCTGAACCCGGTTTTATTCCCGAACTTGTCCCCGAATTAATCGAGACAAGAGATTGA
- a CDS encoding divergent PAP2 family protein — MQDFQQVLHNQILLISLLACFTAQGLKALIELIRDGKVSLRYLVSSGGMPSAHSALVGALATGVGLQVGWSSSEFAIAALFAVIVMYDAAGVRQAAGKQARILNQIIDEMFQEGKEFNEERLKELIGHTPFQVLVGLSLGIGIAMVLLCR; from the coding sequence TACACAATCAAATACTGCTAATCTCTCTTTTAGCTTGTTTCACTGCCCAAGGACTAAAAGCGCTGATTGAGTTAATCCGCGATGGTAAGGTGAGTCTGCGCTATTTAGTCTCGTCGGGGGGAATGCCTAGCGCTCACTCGGCGCTGGTGGGGGCCTTGGCTACTGGAGTAGGATTACAGGTGGGTTGGTCTAGTTCCGAATTTGCCATCGCCGCACTTTTTGCGGTTATTGTTATGTATGATGCGGCTGGAGTGCGTCAGGCAGCAGGAAAACAGGCCCGGATTCTCAATCAAATTATCGATGAAATGTTCCAGGAGGGCAAGGAATTTAACGAGGAACGTTTAAAGGAATTAATTGGTCATACTCCTTTTCAAGTGCTGGTCGGTTTAAGTTTAGGTATCGGTATCGCCATGGTGCTGCTCTGTCGTTAA
- a CDS encoding DUF3226 domain-containing protein encodes MPRIHPKKLLVEGREDMRVIPELAEAHGISWGETKDTAIIYIKPAGSIESLLDSDNIYNEINDSGLTHLGIIMDADQEPDNRWKSLYNACLPNIPNFPQNLPAEGLIITLESGIKFGVWMMPDNQSRGMLETFLAYLVPDNNLWQYTQNKVIEAKQQGATYRDYHLDKANIHTYLAWQDPPGKQLHDAVKQKILNCSHPQSAIFLRWLQELYEI; translated from the coding sequence ATGCCCAGAATACATCCTAAAAAACTTTTGGTAGAGGGAAGAGAAGACATGAGAGTGATTCCCGAATTAGCAGAAGCCCATGGCATCTCTTGGGGAGAGACAAAGGACACAGCTATTATCTATATTAAACCCGCTGGTAGCATTGAGAGTTTACTCGATAGCGATAATATTTACAACGAAATCAATGATAGTGGACTAACTCATTTAGGAATTATTATGGATGCAGACCAAGAACCTGATAATCGTTGGAAAAGTTTATATAATGCCTGTTTACCAAATATACCTAACTTCCCTCAAAATTTACCAGCAGAGGGATTAATTATAACTCTAGAATCGGGTATAAAATTCGGTGTGTGGATGATGCCTGACAATCAATCTAGAGGGATGTTAGAGACTTTTTTAGCCTATTTAGTTCCCGATAATAATCTTTGGCAATATACACAAAACAAGGTGATAGAGGCAAAACAACAAGGGGCAACCTATAGAGATTATCATCTAGATAAGGCTAATATTCATACCTATTTAGCTTGGCAAGATCCGCCGGGGAAACAACTTCACGATGCAGTAAAACAAAAAATACTTAATTGCTCCCATCCCCAATCGGCAATTTTTTTGAGATGGTTACAGGAGTTATACGAGATTTGA